TTCCTAAACTAAATATAAATATAATAAAGGCAGGGAAAAAATCCATAAATAACTATATAAAAAACAATCACCCAAAAGTATATTTTTCATAACTCATTTTCCATAATGAATTAATGATGATAAATAAAACATGACACATCAGATTTTTTTCCATAATACTCTAGTATTCATGTTGTTTTACTGAAGGAATACTTTCTTGTAACAATAATATGATTTGTAGTATTAAGTATGTTTTCTTCGAATATGGAATATATTATGATCCTACAACGAGTGGGTTGGCAATTACTATATATAAGCACATGAATATAGAAAATAATAGATTAACTAATTCTAATGTTCTAGTGTCATTATTCAATATCATATTTGGTAGTTCACGCTCTTTATTAGGAccttatatatggtattgttACTCACATACTTTGTTGCTGTTTGGTCCTCCAGGCCTATGGCTCTGGCAAGGCCATCTTTGGACATTTATCAATGTTAATACTTATTTTCATCGCTTCTTTGTTCAAAAGCACAACGATAGCAACACTAGGTTTTTTTCAACTGCTTGAATTTTATAAGTATAGACTATACTACAAAATGGTGATCCAGAATGTCAAGTATTTCATATATAGAAATGTAACTAGATTTAAATTGTTGTGCACAAGGTTTTCTACCCTCTAAATTCTCATTCTTTGCAAGAATAATAAATACTCAATATAGATAAATGATATGGTTGTAGTCTGTCACATCTCTTAAAATTTTTAAAATGATATGGTTGAAGTCCACTTGGTTAAATTTCGGTGATATTTTTTAAAAACAAATACAAAAACACCTACCTCCAGCTGATCTACAGTCTAcccttatatatatacacacacacacactaaaTGCATGTTTGTAAGGAACATGAAAACACATCAGGAAAAAAAATTGTCCTTGGCAATGCACGATAGAGGTACAATTCAGCAATCCTGGATATTAACATTTTTCAATTGTTACAGTTCCTATAAATTCAAAAAATGAATATCCAAAGGAAAATTGTTGCTTTAATATAAACAAATATTACCTATGTGAATATGCCCAATTAAATTTGTTGGTTGGATAGAAGAAATGGTAGTCTAACACGCGCCGACTGAACTAAAACAAAATAATATCTTTTCTATTTCGCTCTATAGGAAGTCTAATATAGCCCAAATATAAACGTGCGTGATGATGCAAAAGAGCATGATCTTGGATACGGTGCATTTAGTATTGTTCGACCACATGACACCCGTGCGTATCGATATTGAGACATTAAAATACTAGAGCATCAAGATATCATATGAAACAGCTGAGATTCTAATACCGGCAACTTTTGCATGATGGATATGGTTATTCTTCTATATAAACATTGCCAGAGACGCTTGGCGACGAACACAAGTGTCCTCGCGAACGAGGAAGATGAATCCAACGCAAGCAAAACATACACAACTAACTTAAAGAACGTTAAAACACGGCAAGGGCCTTGTACTTGGTAACTGGTACCATCTGCACAATTCTGGTTATTATCATGTCATGTTGCTCCACAGCCATTAACGCTCATACATTGTGCACTAGCAACAAACATAAAACCCTAATCCTCAGCATGTACCTTTTCCTTCAGTTGGTTCTTATTATTGCATGCACTGCTGGTGGAGACggcacctttgccgagtgcaaaaatTTTTGCCGAGAGCATTTCGTCGGGCACTCAGCGAATaagacctttgccgagtgccacacTCGGCAAAAAGAAACACTCGGTGAACAAtagatttgccgagtgtcaagcgCTCGGCAAACAATAACACTcggtaaaatcagttttgccTAGTGccctacactcggcaaagacagaCACTCGGTAAAGCTCCGTCAGCTGCGAACGACAGCAAACGGCCATTAGCTTTGCTGACTGTCGGTATcgcggacactcggcaaatgtgTGATTTGCCGAGCACTTCTtctgggcactcggcaaaacatatttatttttttcctttttccaccCAAACTTTTTCTGTTGTGATTCTAGATTACCTTGAACTACATATGCAAGTTTGGCACATTACTCGAATTGTTtgctatatttagtcaatttatttcatttgattgaatttcttggaataattcaaatttgaattgcaagtCATTCAAAGAGTGGAAAAAATGAATTGAAAAATAATATTCATATTACTGAGCCTACTTCGACACCTTATCCATGAACAGACAAGAATTTCAAACATATCATGTTCACGAAGCATGACCACAAACTTGGGGTCCGGTTGTTTTTAAATTGTAGAAAATGCAAATTTGGTcagaaaatcatgaaacttgcccagatgtcatgatatcatatgtggaggctgtgataaaaatttgGCTAGGTTTCGTGAAAATTTGGCTAAGTTTTTAAATCGTATGCTGCTGTCAtttcctctttgccgagtgcaacactcggcaaagggtttGCCGAGTGCTTATGTTATTTTGCTGAGTGTgttcgacactcggcaaatgagGCTTCTCCCGTAGTGATGCTTGTACACTGATGGATTGCCATGTACGTGTGCTACGAGCACTTTGTCCTTGAAAATGGCAGCAGCGTACGATCGGCGCCAATGGATTTGTTCCATACTCGAGCAATGCAAAGAACACTGAATTTATTGTAACACAATAAAAGATAAAAACATCTCCAACATTTTGTTCATCCGGTACAGTTCAACTAGCTAGTGCGACAAGTACTGGTTGCGATCGACTGAGTGGCGCCCGTCAAACACTCCTCAGTGGAAGCCGTCGATGAGCCCGTCGAAGCAGGCGCCGTGGTCATGGTCCCGGAAGTGCCTCCTCATCGCCGTGTAGATGCCGCAGGCAGTGTGGCTCTTCGGGCCGGCAAGGCACGGTGGCGCCGGGTTGGGCAGCGGCACGCCGAGGCGGGCCGCCACGCTCCTCAGGCCGCCGCGGCACAGGTCCGGGCGCCCGGAGTGCTCCGCCATGTACTTGCCGTCGAACACCCGCCCGCCGAGGAGGGCCCTCGCCTGCGCTATGAATTCGTGCCAGGTCCCCGGCAGCGGCTGGCCGCCGGAGAGCATCTTCACCATGTAGGCGAAGTCGTACGCGCCGCCGAACGCCGCCCACGCCAGGTCCCCCCGCAGCTGCGCCGGGGCCAGGACGGCGGCGAGCCTGGCCGCGAACGCCGCGGAGCGCACGCCGCCCTCGCGCGCCTGGCGGAAGTCGACGCCGCGGGACCGCAGGAACGCCACGGACTCCGGCGCGTGGCGGTCGCGGAGGAGGTCGAAGTCGGAGAAGATGAACTCCCAGGCGCGCTGCTCGCAggggcggccggcgacgagcggGACATTCCCGTCCGCGTCGCAGAGCGTGATGCCGAGCCGGACGACGGGGAGCTCGTCCACGTTGGCTTTCACGAGCGTGTAGCGCTCGTCCGGGGTGAGGCCGCCCTCGCGGCGCCCTGCGGGCGGGCGGTGCACCGTGCCCGGGTACTCCGCGTCGATGGCGATGACGGGGAACCGCCGCAGCAGGGCGGCGATGGTGTTGAGCTCCGCCTCGAAGTTGGCCGCGGTCACGACCTGGATCGAGAGGCCCATCTCGGGGGCGTACCCGCCGTAGTACGGGAAGAAGCCGTAAGGCTGCGGGAACTGGAGGAATGGCGGCGGGAACATGGCTGGGAGTCGGCGATCGATGCCTGCGCGGCGGCGTTCCTTGCGACGACGGTGGACGACCGGCCGTCCGGCGACGAAGGAAGCTTTGCTTCTTGCGGTCGACGACGGATCGatgcgggagagaggaaggTTGCTTCGCGCTGCCTGCTGCTGGCAAAGGATGAATCGATATGGTGGGCGGTGGCCGACTTAAATAGAAGGGAAAGAGATTGTGACGCCGACTCCGACGAGGACGCCTGCGGCCTTGCGGCGGAGGATTATTCTGACGCCGAGTCGACGTCATCACACGATCGACGCAGGCACAAAAGAAAATCTCTACCACCAGAAAGCATCTATTTTTCGGTGCTATGGCTGCATCCGACTCCGAACTCCCAAGAGGAGAATTGAAGAGAGATGACCATGTAGACGTGGGCACATGGCCGGATCGGAATTGGGGTCGCTCTTGCACGCCTCCATGCGCCGCTCGTCGTCGAAGCCCAGGATTGCCAGGGCATGATGGTTGCAGCCGAGTTGGTGTAGGAGCAAATTAAACCAGTTTGTGGACCAGTGAACAACAGCATGTGAATTCAACTGGTGAAACTGAATTTCAGGTGATCGATAAAAAAGGTTACGGGATTATCGGATTTACCGATGTTTTATCGCCGATAACAGGATTCTCGGATTTATCGATGTTTATTGCCGATAAACAGGATTATCGAGTTTTTTGATATTTCATCGCCGATAAACAGGTTTataagatttttttttctttttaagaAAATTAATGAATTTTTAGAAACAGGTAACAAAACTGTGCTTCAGACGAAAATCAGAGAAGATTTATTCAAGATCAACTCAGTGTGTGGAATCGATGTTCCGCATTAGCATCATCGATATCATTCCGTGAACTGAATGTAGCTCAATTAGCAGTTAGGTTTCTTGTGGTGGAATCTGCTATCAGGGTTTGAGTCCTCGACTCAATACTGATACTCAGTATTTTTTTAGATTTATTTGAGAAATTAGTGGTGTTGTGCTTTTAAGTAGTAGGCGATGCGTCCATCAACGGCGAGTCGCTAGTGATGGCTTCGTTAATCTCAAGATTTGCTAGCCTAGTCTCTGTGCAGAAATATTAGTATCTATGTCTATATCGTGTGGTACGCAAAAAAGTTATTGTTGTCATTCGAGCCGTCAATTACAATAAAACTAGAGAAGAAAGCTCAACACGTGTATCTCCAAATAAATAAATTAATCCAACGAAACTGAACACTGGAAAATAAAAAAGTATATATGGAAACATAAATTATCTTCGTAAAAAAGTAGATGGCAATTTGCAGGCTAGCTATATTTTTGCTGGAAGCCTGGTTGATTCTACCTGTTACATGTAAATTATTTGGTGAACTCCACAGTCAAAAGGAGTCAAAagcaaaaggaaaaaggggcGGGATTTTTTCCGCCCATACGCGCGCGCCAGGACTTCATCCTCCCGCACGACGCGAGATTCTCGCGTTCGTGCAGGACTGGGCGACGACGCCCACGTCACCGGCTTCGCCGGCGGCGAACCTCCTTCTCGTTACCTATAAATATATACTGATAATATTACCAATAAAGATTTGCTCCATTCACTTTTACCTTCTTCGATGGATCACCGCTGCTGCATCGCGCCGCCGCGCGAGTCGTcgccggcgatggcggcggaCCGCCTGTCCGGCCTCCCCGACGACCTGCTGCGGCGCATCCTCTACTTCGCgccggccagggagggggcttCCACCGCCGTCCTCTCCCGGCGGTGGCCCGGCCTGTGGGCCACGTCGGGCGCCGTCAACCTCGACACCCGCTGGCCGCGGCGGCCCGC
Above is a genomic segment from Panicum hallii strain FIL2 chromosome 8, PHallii_v3.1, whole genome shotgun sequence containing:
- the LOC112872376 gene encoding probable CCR4-associated factor 1 homolog 11, with the translated sequence MFPPPFLQFPQPYGFFPYYGGYAPEMGLSIQVVTAANFEAELNTIAALLRRFPVIAIDAEYPGTVHRPPAGRREGGLTPDERYTLVKANVDELPVVRLGITLCDADGNVPLVAGRPCEQRAWEFIFSDFDLLRDRHAPESVAFLRSRGVDFRQAREGGVRSAAFAARLAAVLAPAQLRGDLAWAAFGGAYDFAYMVKMLSGGQPLPGTWHEFIAQARALLGGRVFDGKYMAEHSGRPDLCRGGLRSVAARLGVPLPNPAPPCLAGPKSHTACGIYTAMRRHFRDHDHGACFDGLIDGFH